A genomic window from Vallitalea longa includes:
- a CDS encoding sensor histidine kinase: MGKKILPSLKVQFTVIVFVIMIVFIILNIITGNLISNLVSKKNIQYSTAISQKLVRELKYTYRQIDAASNILQFESRLQKYFQEDMDIETIENVEKQISDIKLFYNNIFDIALVGEKYVNSICLQKDTLNEIITQGKDEAQFKCAGLYVHNYLDKDVTTLAFNSKVFEMNIGENYGEKLGDIVISVNVDTLFDNFKEQSEGISFVIFDEQGKYYPINCSENQGKDIIDTIGEVNDTEYKIEDNKNIIVIEPITNMNLYVVSSIDKSFSRKDITYILSILIIIYSLFIILLCIVFTIIYKNTIKPIRVIGDYLRTIKSGNYKKLKERVVVGGNKEVVELADDLNNMTEEINQLTHKLINTTEHLYEAEIEKKRAEISYLRSQINPHFLYNALEAIKGIAMSNDLPQISSMAQCLGNIFRYCIKGSSEVILAEELKMIKAYIEIQKIKFCNKVNIFYNINDDTLNALIPKMILQPIVENAFIHAIEKNTNCTILYIGTKVEAEVLTITIQDDGIGIDRDTLDKIIESLDSDNNFNSNHVGIANVHKRIKMIYGKEYGVKIDSTNGEGTKIDLILPYKILSKNK; encoded by the coding sequence ATGGGGAAAAAAATACTACCAAGTCTTAAAGTACAATTTACGGTAATTGTTTTTGTAATAATGATTGTGTTTATTATACTCAATATTATAACAGGAAATTTAATAAGTAACTTAGTATCAAAAAAGAATATTCAATATAGTACAGCGATATCACAGAAATTGGTACGTGAGTTAAAATATACTTATAGACAAATAGATGCAGCATCTAACATTTTACAATTCGAAAGCAGATTACAGAAATATTTTCAAGAAGATATGGATATAGAGACCATAGAAAATGTAGAAAAACAGATATCTGATATAAAACTATTCTATAATAATATTTTTGATATTGCTTTGGTTGGAGAAAAATATGTCAATAGTATCTGTCTTCAAAAGGATACTCTTAATGAAATAATTACACAGGGAAAAGATGAGGCGCAGTTCAAATGTGCTGGACTATATGTACATAACTATTTAGATAAAGATGTTACTACACTAGCGTTTAACAGTAAAGTTTTTGAGATGAACATAGGGGAAAACTATGGTGAAAAGCTGGGAGATATAGTGATATCTGTTAATGTAGATACTTTATTCGATAATTTTAAAGAACAATCAGAAGGTATTAGTTTTGTAATTTTTGATGAACAAGGTAAATACTATCCCATAAATTGTTCAGAGAACCAGGGAAAAGATATTATCGATACTATAGGTGAAGTTAATGATACAGAATATAAAATAGAAGATAATAAAAATATTATAGTTATAGAACCTATCACTAATATGAATTTATATGTAGTCAGCAGTATCGATAAGAGTTTTTCACGAAAAGATATTACATATATACTATCGATACTAATTATTATCTACAGTTTGTTTATAATTCTATTATGTATAGTGTTTACTATAATATATAAAAATACAATTAAACCAATAAGAGTTATTGGCGATTATTTGAGAACTATAAAAAGCGGGAATTATAAAAAACTTAAAGAAAGAGTAGTAGTAGGAGGAAATAAAGAAGTAGTTGAACTGGCTGACGATCTTAACAATATGACTGAGGAGATTAATCAATTAACACATAAATTAATAAATACGACTGAACATTTATATGAAGCAGAGATTGAGAAGAAAAGAGCTGAGATTTCTTATTTGCGTAGTCAAATTAATCCACACTTCTTATATAATGCATTGGAAGCGATTAAGGGTATTGCAATGTCGAATGATCTACCTCAAATATCTAGTATGGCTCAATGTCTAGGTAATATTTTTCGATATTGTATAAAAGGCTCTAGTGAAGTTATATTAGCAGAAGAATTAAAAATGATAAAAGCTTATATTGAGATACAGAAGATTAAATTCTGTAACAAAGTCAATATTTTCTATAATATAAATGATGATACTCTTAATGCATTGATACCTAAAATGATTCTACAACCAATTGTGGAAAATGCGTTTATTCATGCAATTGAAAAGAATACTAATTGTACTATTCTATATATTGGTACTAAAGTAGAAGCTGAAGTATTGACAATAACAATTCAAGATGATGGTATTGGTATTGACAGAGATACATTAGATAAAATTATAGAGAGCCTTGATAGTGATAACAATTTTAATTCCAATCACGTAGGTATAGCTAATGTACACAAGAGAATAAAAATGATATATGGTAAAGAATATGGAGTGAAGATAGACAGTACCAATGGTGAAGGTACCAAAATAGATTTGATACTTCCATATAAAATATTATCTAAAAATAAATGA
- a CDS encoding response regulator transcription factor codes for MLNVMIIDDEPMIIQSIKSGIDWGKLNLQVVFTATDSRSALSYAKDNSVDIVISDISMPPFNGLTLCNEILKINKKIQLIIISGYADFSYAQKAIQIGVVGYCLKPIDYNELTSILKTSISRISPSKDFADYDFIEYVYENNIYEIRSYLNENNIRDKFYLAISIGKKNLSDYIKSHHLVFNLGINKFLYILNDDPRYLLNNKFINEDNLIEGIGLANDKISYTDMLTEIDEIRVKSYNFFFNHDNKIFDDSYNVTDEYYLDICDNIDNLHELKDKLQSLSCDSIEKINIKQAMKIHNMILNKYKRYDNGEDLNIYSFDELIRNYDSFEKMIESLLNTIENNFDNNNLEYESNNKNFLKIIKYINANFTNNISIKDMADELFLNANYISQLFKKETGTTYVKYLTKLRVDKAKNLLKETDMSINDVCINSGFNDYFYFMKIFKKHTTMAPSYYRKKCVN; via the coding sequence ATGTTGAATGTAATGATAATTGATGATGAACCAATGATAATTCAGTCAATTAAATCAGGTATTGACTGGGGAAAACTTAACTTACAAGTAGTATTTACTGCTACTGATAGTCGTTCAGCACTTAGTTATGCAAAGGATAATTCTGTAGATATTGTTATATCTGATATAAGTATGCCCCCATTCAATGGGCTTACATTATGTAATGAAATACTTAAAATAAATAAGAAAATTCAACTTATAATAATCAGCGGCTATGCGGATTTTTCATATGCACAAAAAGCTATTCAAATAGGAGTTGTAGGATACTGCCTTAAACCAATTGATTATAATGAATTGACATCCATATTAAAAACATCAATAAGCAGAATATCCCCTAGTAAGGATTTTGCTGACTATGACTTCATAGAATACGTATATGAAAATAATATATATGAGATTAGAAGCTATCTGAATGAAAATAATATAAGAGATAAATTTTATTTGGCTATTTCTATAGGGAAGAAGAATCTTTCAGACTATATTAAGTCTCATCATTTAGTATTTAATCTAGGAATCAATAAGTTCCTATATATACTTAATGATGATCCCAGGTATCTGCTAAACAATAAATTTATTAATGAGGATAATTTGATTGAAGGTATAGGATTAGCCAATGACAAAATAAGTTATACTGATATGTTAACGGAGATAGATGAGATCAGGGTTAAGAGTTATAATTTCTTTTTTAATCATGATAATAAAATTTTTGATGATAGTTACAATGTAACAGATGAGTATTATCTAGATATATGTGATAATATTGATAATCTCCATGAATTAAAAGATAAACTGCAAAGTCTATCTTGTGATTCCATTGAAAAAATTAATATCAAACAAGCTATGAAAATCCATAACATGATTTTAAATAAATATAAAAGATATGATAATGGAGAAGATTTGAATATCTATAGTTTCGATGAATTAATTAGGAATTATGATAGTTTTGAAAAAATGATAGAGAGCTTATTGAATACAATAGAGAATAACTTTGATAATAACAATCTGGAGTATGAAAGCAATAATAAGAATTTCTTGAAGATAATTAAATACATAAATGCTAATTTTACTAATAATATTTCAATAAAAGATATGGCGGATGAACTTTTTCTTAATGCCAATTATATAAGCCAATTGTTCAAAAAAGAAACAGGAACCACATATGTAAAATATCTAACTAAGCTTAGAGTAGACAAAGCTAAGAATTTACTAAAAGAAACAGACATGTCTATTAATGATGTGTGTATAAACAGCGGTTTTAATGATTACTTTTATTTTATGAAAATATTTAAGAAACACACGACTATGGCACCATCTTATTATAGAAAAAAGTGTGTTAATTAA